Part of the Paenibacillus aurantius genome, GGGAGCTGAGAGGCAATGAGTATTTTACAAGAGCTGCTTAAGGACATTCCCGTTCCTCAAATGGTCCGAATCCGGCAGAAATTTGACCGGACCGCGGTGACCGAGATCCGGGAGGTGCTCGAGGAAGAGCTGCGCAAGCCGGGGGCCGTCGACCGGATCCAGCCGGGCCAGCGGGTAGCCGTTGCGGTCGGAAGCCGTGGCGTGGCGAACATCGGTCTCTTGACCCGCACGACGATTGACGCGATTAAGGAGCGGGGCGGCGAGCCCTTCATCGTTCCCTGCATGGGCAGCCACGGAGGAGCGACGGCGGAAGGGCAGAAGAATATTCTGCATCACCTTGGCGTGACCGAGGAGGCCATGGGCGCTCCCATTCTGTCTTCTATGGAAGTGGTGAAGATCGATTCCCTGCCGAACGGGCTTCCCGTCTATGTCGACAAGATCGCTTCCGAGGCCGACGCCATCGTGGTCATCAACCGCGTTAAGCCGCACACCGCCTTCCGCGGTCCGATCGAGAGCGGCATCATGAAAATGATCGCCATCGGCCTTGGCAAGCAGAAGGGGGCGGAGGCGTGCCATCAGCTCGGGTTCAAGTATATGGCGGAGAACGTCCCCCAAATGGCCCGTATCATGATCGACAAGCTGCCTATTCTTTTCGGGGTGGCCGTGGTGGAGAACGCGTATGACGAGACGTGCCTTATCGAAGTGCTCCCCGCTTCCGACATCGAAGAAAGGGAAGTCGAGCTTCTGAAGGAAGCCAAGAGCCGGCTTCCGCAAATTCTTTTCGGCCAGGTGGACGTGCTCGTAATCGACTATATCGGGAAGAACATCAGCGGAGACGGCATGGATCCGAACGTGACCGGACGGTACCCCACCCCGTATGCGCACGGAGGACCGGATGTGAGCAAGATGGTAGTGCTCGACCTGACGGAGGAAACGAACGGGAACGCGAACGGAGTCGGCACGGCGGATTTTACGACCCAGCGGCTTGTGGACAAGACCGATCTGCCGGGGACCTATGCGAATGGACTGACCTCCACCGTATGTGCGCCGACCAAACTAGCGACGACGCTCGAGAATCAGCTCTATGCGATCAAAGCCGCGGTCAAAACCTGCAACATTCTCGATTACACGAAATGCCGGCTCGTCCGCATTCAGGATACGCTGCATCTCGGGGAAATTGAAATTTCGGTCAACCTTCTGGAGGAAGCCAGACAGCATCCGGATATCGAAATCCTTACCGAGCCGTATGACCTGGCGTTTGACAGCGAAGGGAACCTTTTCGGATGAGTCCTGCCGCCAAGCCGTATGTGATCGCGTCGGATATCGGGACGACAAGCGCCAAGACGCTCGTGATCAACCGGGAGGGAAAGGTGCTGGCCTCCCATTCCATCGAGTATCCGATGCATACGCCGACACCCGACCGGGCCGAGCAGAACCCGCTGGAAATCTACCAGGCGGTTACCAAAGGGATCAAGGAAGTCATCTGGAAGGCCGGGATTTCCTCTAAGGAGATTTTATGCGTCTCCTTCAGCTCGGCCATGCACAGCCTGATTGCGGTGGACCGGGAAGGGAATCCGCTTACCCCTTGTATCACTTGGGCGGACAACCGGAGCTCCGCTTATGTCCCAATCGTTAAGAAGGACCATGACGGACACGGAATATACCGGAGAACGGGAACGCCTATCCATCCCATGTCCCCGCTCTTGAAGCTTCTCTGGATGAAAGACCATGACCGGGAGATTTACGAGAAGGCGTATAAATTTATCGGCATCAAGGAATTTGTTTTTGCCAAGCTGTTCTCCCGGTTCGTGGTCGATCATTCCATCGCCAGCGCGACCGGAATGTTTAATCTTAAGGTGCTGGATTGGGACGACGAAGCCCTGCGTCTCACCGGCCTTACCCGGGAACGCTTGTCGGAGCCCGTGCCGACCACCTACCGCCTCGAGGGGCTTCCCGTCGTCCAGGCGATTGAGATGGGGCTTTCCCCGGATACGCCGTTTGTCATCGGGGCGTCCGACGGGGTGTTGGCAAATCTGGGGGGCGGAGCCATCGATCCCGGAGTTTATGCGGTCACCATCGGCACGAGCGGTGCGGTACGGGGAGTGGTCCGCGAGCCGGTTACCGATCCGCAGGGCAGGCTGTTCTGCTATGCGCTGAAAGAGGACTTTTGGGTAATCGGCGGGGCGATCAACAACGGTGGAATCATGTTCCGCTGGGTGAGGGACCAGCTGGCTACTCTCGAAGCGGAGGAGGGGCGAAGTCTGGGGCTGGATCCTTACGATCATCTCACCAAGCTGGCGGAAGGCGTCAAGGCGGGCTCCGACGGACTTCTTTTTCTTCCATTCCTTCTCGGGGAGAGGGCACCCTATTGGAATGCCAATGCCCGGGGAATCTTCTTCGGCTTGTCGATGTACCATCAGAAGAGCCATATGATCCGCGCGGTCCTCGAAGGGGTCGTGTACCGCATTCATTCGGTTATGACTGCTTTGGAGGAGCTTGGCGGGAAAGCGGGTGAAATCCGCGCGGCCGGCGGCTTTGCCCGCTCCACGTTCTGGCGGCAGATCATGACGGATGTGCTGGGAGCCTCCGTTACGGTCCCGGATGCCATTGAAGCGTCCGGTTTGGGAGCCGCCCAGCTGGGCCTGCTGGCCATGGGAGAGATTCAGGATTTCAGCGGCATCCACGAATGGGTGCAAACCGGAAGCCGGCATTCGGTCGATGAGGCCAACCATGAGATCTACCGTGAATTGACAGGCATTTATTCCCGGGTGTATCATCAGTTGACCAATGAATTCGACGAAATCTCGGCCTTCCAGCTTAAACATATCGGGAGATAAGGGAGAGATAAGAGATGAATTTGTTTGATTTGTCGGGGAAAACCGCCGTCGTTATCGGAGGGAACAGCACACTGGGTGGAACGATGGCCGTCGCCCTCGGTGCGCACGGTGCCGATGTAGCGGTCGTTGGCCGTAACGCGGAGAAATCGGAAGAGGTCCGCCGCCGGATTGAGGAAGCGGGCGGGAAGGCCAAGGTCTTCTCGGCTGACGCCACGAAGGCGGATGACCTGAAAGCGCTGCTCGCGGACGTCCTGGCCTGGACGGGCCGTGTGGACATTCTAATGAATGCCCCCGGCAAGAACAGCCCGACTCCGTTTTTTGAACTGACCATGGAGGAATGGGATTCCATCATGGAGGTTAACCTTAAGGGAGTAGTGCAGGCCTGTCAAATTTTCGGCAAGCATATGGTCGATCAGGGCCAGGGGGGAAGCATTATTAACATCTCCTCCGTTTCGTCCGAGCCTCCGCTTTCCCGGGTCTTTACATATTCCGCTTCCAAAGCGGCCGTCAACAACGTGACCAAATTCCTTGCCCGGGAATTTGCCCCCAGCCGGGTTCGCGTTAACGCCATCATTCCAGGCTTTTTTCCAGCCGAGCAGAACCGCAAGATTCTATCTCCGGAGAGAACGGAATCCATTCTTTCGCATACTCCCATGGGACGGTTCGGAGAGGCCGAGGAGCTTCAAGGGGCAGCCGTTTATCTTGCCTCCGACAAGGCTTCCGGCTTCGTCACCGGTTCCCTTCTGCGTGTGGACGGCGGCTTTGGCTCCATGACCATTTAATTAGGAAAGGATGTTGGGTACATGACTAAGCAGCAAATCGGTGTGGTCGGCTTGGCCGTTATGGGCAAGAACCTGGCCCTCAATATTGAAAGCAGAGGCTTCAGCGTTTCCGTTTACAACCGTTCACCGGAGAAGACGCACGAGCTCCTTGAAGAACACAAAGGCAAAAATCTGCACGGAACCTTCAGCGTGGAGGAATTCGTTCAATCGCTGGAAACGCCGCGCCGCATCCTGATCATGGTCAAGGCCGGAAAGCCTACCGACGATACGATCAACCAGCTGGTTCCCTACCTGGATCAAGGCGACATTCTGATCGACGGCGGGAACGCCTACTTCCCGGACACCCAGCGCCGCAACAAAGAGCTGCAGGAGAAGGGCTTCCGCTTTATCGGCACCGGCGTGTCGGGCGGTGAGGAAGGGGCACTGAAGGGACCTTCCATCATGCCGGGCGGACAGAAGGACGCTTACGAGCTCGTGGAGCCGATTCTCACGGCCATCTCCGCTAAAGTAAACGGCGATCCGTGCTGCACCTACATCGGCCCGGATGGTGCCGGCCACTATGTCAAGATGGTTCACAACGGCATCGAATACGGCGACATGCAGCTGATTTGCGAAGCCTACCAGCTCCTGAAAGACGTTCTGGGCTTAACGACTACGGAGCTTCATGATATCTTTGCAGAATGGAACAAAGGGGAGCTGGACAGCTACCTCATCGAAATCACGACGGACATCTTTACCAAAACGGATCCCGAAACCGGCAAGCCGATGGTGGACGTTATTCTCGACACCGCGGGCCAGAAGGGCACCGGCAAATGGACGAGCCAAAGCTCCCTAGATCTTGGCGTGCCCCTGTCGATCATTACCGAGTCGGTGTTCGCCCGTTTCCTCTCGGCCATGAAGCAGGAGAGGGTCCAAGCGAGCAAGGTGCTGAGCGGACCTTCCGCTTCGCAATATGAAGGCAGCCGGGAAGAGTTCATCGAAGCGGTGCGCAAAGCCCTGTACGCGAGCAAAATCTGCTCCTACGCCCAAGGCTTCGCTCAAATGCGCGCCGCCTCCGAGGAATACAACTGGAATCTCCAGTACGGCAACATCGCGATGATCTTCCGCGGCGGCTGCATCATCCGGGCCCGCTTCCTGCAGAACATCAAGGATGCGTACGACCGCGATCCGGAGCTTCGCAACCTGCTGCTGGACGAGTACTTCGGCCGGGTGGTTCAGGACTACCAGAACGCGTGGAGACAAGTCGTCGCCGCGGCGGTTACGAACGGAATCCCGGTTCCTGCCTTCGCTTCGGCTCTAGCTTACTATGACAGCTACCGGACGGAACGCCTGCCGGCTAACCTGCTGCAGGCCCAGCGGGATTACTTCGGAGCCCATACGTTCGAACGGGTGGACAAGGAAGGCAGCTTCCACTTCGAGTGGCTCGAGAACTAGAAGGGTTGGCGGTCTTCCGGATTCGGATAGAGACCGTATGCTGCCTCCCTCAGCCAAGCCTTTAGCCGGTCCGCTTCCTGATCGAACATGGAGCGCCGGTGAATAAGGAGCATGGCCGTTTCCGAGTAATATTGGTAATTTTGAAGAAGGCGTGGCTGAGACAGCTCCAACAACCGGGGGTCTTTCTCAGCCACCTTTTTTTTGATATACTCCAGCATCCAGACGACGTCGTCCTTGCAGAGAACATGAGAAGGGCGGAGGATTTGGGCGAAGCGGTCCTCGGCGGGATTGGGCAGCAGGGCGGACATAAAGCCTCTCCTTTCCTATGCGAAATGATAAGTCTACTACCATCATTACTATAATTCCTGTAAAATATTCATAAAAAATAGGCAGGAGCGGTTCGTCGAGTGAACAAGAATAACATTATTTTAATCGGGTTTATGGGGACGGGGAAAACGACCCTCGGACGCCGAGTGGCCGAACGATTGGGCTGGGCGTTTGTGGATATGGATGAAAGAATAGAAGAGAAGGAGGAAAGGGGGATCCCCTCTATATTCGAATCTCAGGGGGAGGACTACTTCCGCAGGGTGGAAACGGCGGTCTTGGCCGAGTTGGCGGAAGGGACCAACCAGGTGATTTCGACGGGAGGCGGCTGTGTCTTAAGAGAAGAGAACCGCCGGCTGATGGCAGCGGCCGGAACGATCGTAGCCCTTAAAGCCTCTCCGCGGACGATCGTCGATAGAGTTCGGGGGGACGCCAACCGCCCGCTGCTGCAGGGGGACCTGGAACAGCGGGTAGCGGGCTTGCTTGAACAGCGCAAGGAGGCTTACGATTTTGCGGATCTTACCTTAATGACCGATGAACGGTCTCTGGAGGAAATGGTGGAGGAGCTGGCCGCTCTGGCAGCCGGTAAATAGCCCCTTGTCCCCTTCGCGCAGGGCGGGCTTACGGGGGCGGCCGAGGCCTTGCGAATTACAGCTTGTCCCACTCCAGCATCCCGCCGGTCATGTTCTTAAGTCCCTGGAAGCCGCTGGCCTGTAGGAAATCATAAGCACGCCGGCTCCTGTTGCCGCTCCGGCAGACCAGGATAATCTCTCCGTTCCGCTCGATCTCGGAGTGCCGTTCGGGCAAATGGCCCAAGGGAATGTGCTTGGCTCCCGGAATCATGCCTTCCGAGACTTCTTCGTCCTCCCGGACGTCGATCAGGTTGAGCTTTTCCCCCTTGCGGAGACGGTCGCGAATTTCTTCGGGGGTAATGGTTTGGATATCGCTCATGGGTTACCTCCATTAGGGTTGATGGGTGCGTCTTGGTTACGCCTTTCATCATAATGAGGCCAACCCGTGAAGTCAAATCGGGCCTTTTCGAATTTATTCCATCCCGCCCGAAGCTGTGGTACACTGGCTGTAAAACTAGTTCACTTTATATGAGACAAAGGGAGAGTTAACCGTACATGAAGGCCATCGTCAAACCGGCAGCCCGGCTGCAGGGGGAAATCCAGGCGCTTTCCTCCAAAAATTACACGACCCGCTACCTGCTGATTGCCGCGCTGGCGGAAGGGACAAGCACCATTCATTATCCGGCCCACAGCGAGGACAGCGATGCCATGCGCCGCTGCATCCGGGATCTGGGAGCCGTCATCGAAGAGGACGAAGAGAAGATCACGATCACAGGCTTTGGCCGTCATCCTAAGGACGTTAAAGAGCTCGACGTGGGCAATGCGGGAGCGGTGCTCCGTTTTCTGATGTCCATCGCGTCCTTCTGCCCTGAGGTCACCTTCGTCAACAAATATCCCGCATCCCTCGGCAAAAGGCCGCATAACGACCTCATCGACTCCCTTCGCCAGATGGGGATTGAAGTGGAAGACCGGGACGGCAAGCTGCCGATCACGATCCGCGGCGGCAAGCCGAGAGGAGGCAAAATTACCGTATCCGGCAACGTAAGCTCCCAGTTCCTGAGCTCACTCTTGTTCATGACTCCTCTGCTGGAGGAGGACAGCGAGATCGAGGTGCTGCATGACCTGAAATCGAAGGTGATCGTAGGGCAGACGCTGGAGGTTCTGGCTCAAGCCGGAATCCAGGTGGAAGCAAGCGAGGACCTGATGCATTACCGCATTCCGGGACGCCAGTCCTACCAGGCCCAGAAGTACACCGTGCAAGGGGACTATCCCGGCTCCGCGGCCATCCTGGCCGCAGCGGCGGTAACGAACTCGGATGTCGTCGTGCACCGGCTCGAAGAGAAGAGCAGACAGGGCGAACGGGCCGTGGTTGACGTACTGAAGGCCATGGGCGTTAACCTGACGCACAAGGACGGAGTTGTGCACGTGCTGGGGAACGAGAAGCTCCGGGCGGGCGAGTTTGACGGGGATCACTTTACGGATGCCGTGCTTGCCATGGTAGCCGCGGCGGTTTTTGCCGAAGGAACCTCGCGCTTCTACAACGTGGAGAATCTCCGCTACAAGGAATGCGACCGCATTACCGATTACGTCAACGAGCTGCGTAAGGCAGGGGCGGATGTGGAGGAGCGGCAGAGCGAGATCATTATCCATGGGAAGCCCGAAGGAGTGGAGGGTGGAGTCGAAATCAATGCCCACTATGACCACCGGGTCATCATGGCTTTGACCGTTGTCGGGCTCCGTTCCCGTCAAGGGCTGACGATTTTGGACGCTCAGCATGTGGCCAAATCGTACCCGCATTATTTTGAACACCTGCTTGCCCTAGGGGCCGAGATCGAATTTACGGAGTAGAGAGGAATCCCCATGAATGGAATCCGCAAAACGGTCAACTACACGATAAGCTTTCTGCTTCTAGCCGGTTTGGTGTTTTCCAGCGGGGTGATGAGCGTTCTTCTCTATGCCAAAATGACGGGGAAGGACTGGGTGCTGTCCTGGAAGTCGGACACCGCGGTGGCGTTCGCCGAAACGCTGCCCGTCCCCTCGCCTTCCCCAGCACCGGCCAAGCCGGCTTCGGCCCTTCTGGAGGTCCCTCTCATCCGCCAGAATCCGGAGCTTCCGTCAGGCTGCGAGGTGACGAGCCTCAGCATGCTTCTCGCCTACTACGGCGCGAAGACGGACAAGCTGAAGCTGGCCGCTGAAATGAAGAGGGACACTACCGAATTAAAAAGAGCCCCGGACGGGACCATACTATCATGGGGCAACCCCAACGTCGGCTTCGTGGGTGAAATCACCGGCAGGGCCAAAGGCTTCGGGATTTATCATACGGCCTTGATCGAACTGATGAGGAAGTATATCCCGGATGCCGTCGACCTGACCGGAGGTTCCTTTGAAGCGTTGGAGAAACAGGTGGCATCCGGCAGTCCGGTCGTGGTCTGGACGACCATTGATTATATCGTCCCGGAGCCCGATCGCTGGGTGGTTTGGGATACGTCCCTCGGCCCGATCCGGACGACCTTCTCCGAGCATGCCGTCGTGCTCGTGGGTTATGACGAGCAGAACGTTTACGTGAACGACCCGTTGAGCGGCAAAAGCTCTTTACCGGTCAACAAAGCAGCCTTTCTGGAAACATGGGAAGCGATGGGAAAGCAGGCTCTTTCCTATCCGTCCAGAGCTACACAATAGGAGGGATTACGATGAGCTTTGAGAACCCGCCGCGTGAGCGGATTAAAGAAATGTTGAGAGACGCTGGAAACATTGCGGTCGTCGGGCTTTCCGATAACCCGGAACGGGTTTCGCATATGGTGGCGGCCGCCATGCAGACACGCGGCTACCGGATCATTCCGGTTAATCCGAATGCCGGGGAAATTCTCGGAGAGAAGTCCTACCCCAGCTTGACGGACATTCCTGAGCCGGTCGACATCGTCAATGTCTTCCGCCGCAGCGAGCAGGTGGTGCCGATTGCGGAGGAGGCAGTGAAGATCGGAGCGAAGGTCTTCTGGCTGCAGCAGGGGATTGTGAACGAGGAGGCCGCCCGGATTGCTGCCGAAGCAGGGCTCGAGGTGGTCATGGACCGCTGCATCAAGGTGGAGGACGCCATTCTCCATCCGAGAAGCTCATGAGCGGAGCGGACATTCGGAAGCAGCTGGCCGTTTACCTGGTTATGGGGCTGGAGCCTGTGCTGGGGCGAAGCCCGGTCGAGCTGGCCGGGGAAGCCCTCTCCGGTGGCGTGACAATGCTTCAGTTGAGAGAGAAAAACCTTCCGCTGTCC contains:
- a CDS encoding nickel pincer cofactor-dependent isomerase, group 22, producing MSILQELLKDIPVPQMVRIRQKFDRTAVTEIREVLEEELRKPGAVDRIQPGQRVAVAVGSRGVANIGLLTRTTIDAIKERGGEPFIVPCMGSHGGATAEGQKNILHHLGVTEEAMGAPILSSMEVVKIDSLPNGLPVYVDKIASEADAIVVINRVKPHTAFRGPIESGIMKMIAIGLGKQKGAEACHQLGFKYMAENVPQMARIMIDKLPILFGVAVVENAYDETCLIEVLPASDIEEREVELLKEAKSRLPQILFGQVDVLVIDYIGKNISGDGMDPNVTGRYPTPYAHGGPDVSKMVVLDLTEETNGNANGVGTADFTTQRLVDKTDLPGTYANGLTSTVCAPTKLATTLENQLYAIKAAVKTCNILDYTKCRLVRIQDTLHLGEIEISVNLLEEARQHPDIEILTEPYDLAFDSEGNLFG
- the gntK gene encoding gluconokinase encodes the protein MSPAAKPYVIASDIGTTSAKTLVINREGKVLASHSIEYPMHTPTPDRAEQNPLEIYQAVTKGIKEVIWKAGISSKEILCVSFSSAMHSLIAVDREGNPLTPCITWADNRSSAYVPIVKKDHDGHGIYRRTGTPIHPMSPLLKLLWMKDHDREIYEKAYKFIGIKEFVFAKLFSRFVVDHSIASATGMFNLKVLDWDDEALRLTGLTRERLSEPVPTTYRLEGLPVVQAIEMGLSPDTPFVIGASDGVLANLGGGAIDPGVYAVTIGTSGAVRGVVREPVTDPQGRLFCYALKEDFWVIGGAINNGGIMFRWVRDQLATLEAEEGRSLGLDPYDHLTKLAEGVKAGSDGLLFLPFLLGERAPYWNANARGIFFGLSMYHQKSHMIRAVLEGVVYRIHSVMTALEELGGKAGEIRAAGGFARSTFWRQIMTDVLGASVTVPDAIEASGLGAAQLGLLAMGEIQDFSGIHEWVQTGSRHSVDEANHEIYRELTGIYSRVYHQLTNEFDEISAFQLKHIGR
- a CDS encoding SDR family oxidoreductase, encoding MNLFDLSGKTAVVIGGNSTLGGTMAVALGAHGADVAVVGRNAEKSEEVRRRIEEAGGKAKVFSADATKADDLKALLADVLAWTGRVDILMNAPGKNSPTPFFELTMEEWDSIMEVNLKGVVQACQIFGKHMVDQGQGGSIINISSVSSEPPLSRVFTYSASKAAVNNVTKFLAREFAPSRVRVNAIIPGFFPAEQNRKILSPERTESILSHTPMGRFGEAEELQGAAVYLASDKASGFVTGSLLRVDGGFGSMTI
- the gndA gene encoding NADP-dependent phosphogluconate dehydrogenase, giving the protein MTKQQIGVVGLAVMGKNLALNIESRGFSVSVYNRSPEKTHELLEEHKGKNLHGTFSVEEFVQSLETPRRILIMVKAGKPTDDTINQLVPYLDQGDILIDGGNAYFPDTQRRNKELQEKGFRFIGTGVSGGEEGALKGPSIMPGGQKDAYELVEPILTAISAKVNGDPCCTYIGPDGAGHYVKMVHNGIEYGDMQLICEAYQLLKDVLGLTTTELHDIFAEWNKGELDSYLIEITTDIFTKTDPETGKPMVDVILDTAGQKGTGKWTSQSSLDLGVPLSIITESVFARFLSAMKQERVQASKVLSGPSASQYEGSREEFIEAVRKALYASKICSYAQGFAQMRAASEEYNWNLQYGNIAMIFRGGCIIRARFLQNIKDAYDRDPELRNLLLDEYFGRVVQDYQNAWRQVVAAAVTNGIPVPAFASALAYYDSYRTERLPANLLQAQRDYFGAHTFERVDKEGSFHFEWLEN
- a CDS encoding shikimate kinase, which translates into the protein MNKNNIILIGFMGTGKTTLGRRVAERLGWAFVDMDERIEEKEERGIPSIFESQGEDYFRRVETAVLAELAEGTNQVISTGGGCVLREENRRLMAAAGTIVALKASPRTIVDRVRGDANRPLLQGDLEQRVAGLLEQRKEAYDFADLTLMTDERSLEEMVEELAALAAGK
- a CDS encoding rhodanese-like domain-containing protein: MSDIQTITPEEIRDRLRKGEKLNLIDVREDEEVSEGMIPGAKHIPLGHLPERHSEIERNGEIILVCRSGNRSRRAYDFLQASGFQGLKNMTGGMLEWDKL
- the aroA gene encoding 3-phosphoshikimate 1-carboxyvinyltransferase, whose translation is MKAIVKPAARLQGEIQALSSKNYTTRYLLIAALAEGTSTIHYPAHSEDSDAMRRCIRDLGAVIEEDEEKITITGFGRHPKDVKELDVGNAGAVLRFLMSIASFCPEVTFVNKYPASLGKRPHNDLIDSLRQMGIEVEDRDGKLPITIRGGKPRGGKITVSGNVSSQFLSSLLFMTPLLEEDSEIEVLHDLKSKVIVGQTLEVLAQAGIQVEASEDLMHYRIPGRQSYQAQKYTVQGDYPGSAAILAAAAVTNSDVVVHRLEEKSRQGERAVVDVLKAMGVNLTHKDGVVHVLGNEKLRAGEFDGDHFTDAVLAMVAAAVFAEGTSRFYNVENLRYKECDRITDYVNELRKAGADVEERQSEIIIHGKPEGVEGGVEINAHYDHRVIMALTVVGLRSRQGLTILDAQHVAKSYPHYFEHLLALGAEIEFTE
- a CDS encoding C39 family peptidase, which codes for MNGIRKTVNYTISFLLLAGLVFSSGVMSVLLYAKMTGKDWVLSWKSDTAVAFAETLPVPSPSPAPAKPASALLEVPLIRQNPELPSGCEVTSLSMLLAYYGAKTDKLKLAAEMKRDTTELKRAPDGTILSWGNPNVGFVGEITGRAKGFGIYHTALIELMRKYIPDAVDLTGGSFEALEKQVASGSPVVVWTTIDYIVPEPDRWVVWDTSLGPIRTTFSEHAVVLVGYDEQNVYVNDPLSGKSSLPVNKAAFLETWEAMGKQALSYPSRATQ
- a CDS encoding CoA-binding protein → MSFENPPRERIKEMLRDAGNIAVVGLSDNPERVSHMVAAAMQTRGYRIIPVNPNAGEILGEKSYPSLTDIPEPVDIVNVFRRSEQVVPIAEEAVKIGAKVFWLQQGIVNEEAARIAAEAGLEVVMDRCIKVEDAILHPRSS